The following nucleotide sequence is from Terriglobia bacterium.
TGGAGGTGGGCACCCGGTTCTGCCGCGGCCGCACGTAGATCTGCCCGACCATGCCCATCTGCAGGTGCTCCGGCGGCGTGATGTGGCAGTGCCAGAAGTAGGTCCCGGCCTCCGGCGCCAGGTAGTAGTAGGTGAAGCTGCCGCCGATGTTGATGGCCACGGACGCGTCCGGAACGCCGTCGTAGAACGCCGACGCGTTGGGATAGCCGTGGAAGTGGACCGTGTGCTGCTCGAACAGGTCCGGCCGCATGATCTGGCCGACGTTGGTGAGCGTCAGGAAATACTCGTCGTCCTCGTCGATCGCCATCAGCGGCGCCGGCTCGTTCCCGTTCATCACCCCGACGTCCATGATCTGGCGGGGATCGACGTGTCCCGTGATCGCGCCGCCCGCCTCCGGATCGGGAACCAGGCCCACCGCGCCGTTCGGGTCGCCGATCGTGTTGAACGTGGTGTTGAGCTGCGTTCCCGGCAGGCCGTTCTGCATGTCCTGCAGGCCCGAGAGGGGACCGAACGCGAACAGATAGGTCTGCGTGCCATCCGCCATGGTGGCGAACCCGTCGCCGCCGGAGATCTGCTGGCACTTGATGGCGCCGCCGTCGGAGACGTACGGCATCGTGAACGTGCTGCCGTCGCTCTGGTAGATCGTCGCGTTGATCGTCGACGGCCCCGTGTAGGGTCCCGACGCCAGACCCGTGGGGTGAAGCGTGGTCGTCAACGGGCACTGGACTCTGAACGACTGCGCATACGCCGTCGCGGTGGTCGCCACGATCACCAGCACCGGCAGCCACAGGTTGTGGATTCTCCGATGAACCATGCTGACATCCTCCTGAGCGGGGCGTTTCGCCTGTCCCGCCCGCCTCTGGGCCGTGGTCTGTCGATGGCCCGTCATTTCGCGATCTCCCCTCACGGCAAACTGCCGCTGACTGCGGGGTCGTTCAGCAACTCCGGTGCCACGCGATCGTTCCGCCGTGGCGCGTCGAGCCAAGCCGTTCGGAATGAATGGGTTGAATCGATCGCGGAGACCAAGAACCCCGACGCTTGGGCTGTGGTCGTGGGGTCGCGAGACAGTGGGTCGCGAGCACGGGTCTTCTTCGAGAAAACCCGGCAAATACCAGAAAGTGGAGCGCACGTACGCCGACCGAACCGTCGTTATTCAACGCCTCACGGCGCGCGCCGCTGCGTTCGACGGGTCACGGGCCTCCGGAGCGGGGCGGAGCCGGGCGGGAAGGGGTGTCTCGGACTGTCGGGCCGAGCGGATGCGACAAGTGCGACAGTCGAGACAGCGCGCGGTGGGTCCTGAGGAGGGGCAGGAAGGGGGTCGGGATGGGGAGCGTTTGGCTCCGGAAACCGCATCGATCCTGACCCCACGCGCATCGCGGCGAGCAGGCGGACCCGAGCCGGAGAATGGCGCGGCTACCGGATCTCCGGCTCCTGCCGCAGCCTCTCCGCGACCTTGCGGATCTTGAACGCGCTGTCCCTCAGGACGCCTTCGAGCATCAAGCACTCCTCCGCGTCGCCGTCGCCATTCTCGTGGTCGGCCAGCGCGAGGAGTTGGTGGCTGAGGGTCATCGCTTCGTCCAGCAGCTGCCTTCGAGTCATTTGGGCACCGTCCATCTCGTCCGCGGGCGTCATCCCCCGGTCGCATCGCGGCCGTGAATCAGCAAGGTCGGTGCCAACGAGGGTCCGCCCGATCGAAGGCACGGCCCGTCACCTCGTGCTTCTCGTTCGCCGAGCGGGTCCGCGCAGGGGGAGGGACGCGAGGCGGCGGTTCAGCCCGGCTGCGTCGTATCGCGTACGCCGGTGTCCGCGAGTTCGGCGAGGAAACGGTAGAGCGTGGCCCTCGAGACCGCGAGGCGCTTGGCGGCCTGGAGCCGGTTGCCCTGCGTCTCCTTGAGGGCTTCCACGACGGATTCCGGGGTGAGCCGCCTCGCCTTCGACGGCTGGAGAAGAACGGAGGTCCTCGCCTTGGCGAGCGCCGCCGGCAGGTGCTCGGGCCCCACGCATTCCCCTCGCGACTTCACGAACGCGAATTGCAGCACGTTCTCGAGCTCCCTCACGTTGCCCGGCCAGCCGTGGTCGATCAGGAGCGACAGGGCCTCGGGAGAGATCTCGAGCGCATCGCACCCGCGAGCCCCCGCCATGCGCGCCAGGACGTGGTCCACCAGGAGGGGGATGTCGCCGCTCCTCTCCCGGAGCGGCGGCACCGTGATGGGCACCACGCAGAGGCGGTAGAAGAGGTCCCTGCGGAACCGGCCCTCGGCCACCTCCCGCTGCAGGTCCCGGTTGGTGGCGCTGACGACCCGCACGTCGACGGTGATCGTCCGCTCGCTCCCGAGCCGCTCGAAGGTGCCGTTCTGAACCACCCGGAGCAGCTTCACCTGCATCGCCGGACTCAGCTCGCCCACCTCGTCCAGGAAGAGCGTCCCACCGTCGGCCAGCTCGAATCGGCCCTTCCGGTCCCGGATCGCCCCGGTGAAGGCGCCCTTCACGTAGCCGAACAGCTCGCTCTCGAGAAGCGTGTCCGGCAGGGCTCCGCAGTTCACCGCCACGAAGCGTCCGGCGGCGCGGGCTCCGTGCGTGTGAATCGCGGTCGCGACGAGCTCCTTTCCCGTCCCGCTCTCCCCCTGCACGATGACGGGAGCGGTGGAATCGGCCGCCTCGCGAATCGTCTCGAAGAGCTCCTGCATCTTCGCGTTGCGTCCGACGATTCCCGAGAACGAGACCTCGGTCCTAAGAGCGCGCCGCAAGGTGTGGACCTCCGTCCGGTCCTCGATGAGCAGGAAGCACAGCTCCTCGTCCCCGAGCCGCCCCAGGGATGCGCCGACGGACAACCGGAGCGTCCGGCGCCGGCCCCCCGAGAGGACCTCGAACGCCGTCTCCGCCCGCACGGCGGTACCGCAACGGAAAGCGTCGTTCGCGAAGCACCGGAGCCCGCAACGCTCGGCGTTCTCCGCCGGGCAATCCGCGCACGCTCCCTTCGACAATCGGGTGCACCCGAGAGCATCCCCCATGGGCCTCCCCAGGGCCTCCTCCGACCTCACGCCGAACAGCTCCTCGACATGAGGATTCAGCTCGCGGATCCGGCCCTCCCGATCGACGATCAGGATCCCGCAGGGCACGGATTGGAACATGGTCTGCAAGAGCAATCGCTTGCTCTCGAGATTGGCGTTCGCGCACTCCAGATCCCGCAGTGCGGTCGCGGCCCGGCCCTCGGCGGTCCTGAGGGCCGAAACGTCCCGGAAGGTGCACACGTGGCCGCCCCACGCTCCGCCCTCGTCCTCGACGGGCCTGCATACGCCTTCCACCGCGACGGAGCCGCCGCGGCGCGGCAGCACCCGCAGCTCGGCCCCTTCGAATTGGGAGGACCACAGGGCGGGATCGGACAGGATCGCGCCCCGCACCGGGTCCTCGACCCGCAGGACCTCGGTCACGTGCCTGCCCCGCGCTTGCTCCGCGGGCCAGCCTGTGATCGCAGCCGCCGCCTCGTTCATGTACGTGACGCATCCGTCGCCGTCGAACGTGAGCA
It contains:
- a CDS encoding sigma 54-interacting transcriptional regulator, producing the protein MGAEAATEVKAQDRLGWLDAVLRGIVYSVLTFDGDGCVTYMNEAAAAITGWPAEQARGRHVTEVLRVEDPVRGAILSDPALWSSQFEGAELRVLPRRGGSVAVEGVCRPVEDEGGAWGGHVCTFRDVSALRTAEGRAATALRDLECANANLESKRLLLQTMFQSVPCGILIVDREGRIRELNPHVEELFGVRSEEALGRPMGDALGCTRLSKGACADCPAENAERCGLRCFANDAFRCGTAVRAETAFEVLSGGRRRTLRLSVGASLGRLGDEELCFLLIEDRTEVHTLRRALRTEVSFSGIVGRNAKMQELFETIREAADSTAPVIVQGESGTGKELVATAIHTHGARAAGRFVAVNCGALPDTLLESELFGYVKGAFTGAIRDRKGRFELADGGTLFLDEVGELSPAMQVKLLRVVQNGTFERLGSERTITVDVRVVSATNRDLQREVAEGRFRRDLFYRLCVVPITVPPLRERSGDIPLLVDHVLARMAGARGCDALEISPEALSLLIDHGWPGNVRELENVLQFAFVKSRGECVGPEHLPAALAKARTSVLLQPSKARRLTPESVVEALKETQGNRLQAAKRLAVSRATLYRFLAELADTGVRDTTQPG
- a CDS encoding multicopper oxidase domain-containing protein, which produces MVHRRIHNLWLPVLVIVATTATAYAQSFRVQCPLTTTLHPTGLASGPYTGPSTINATIYQSDGSTFTMPYVSDGGAIKCQQISGGDGFATMADGTQTYLFAFGPLSGLQDMQNGLPGTQLNTTFNTIGDPNGAVGLVPDPEAGGAITGHVDPRQIMDVGVMNGNEPAPLMAIDEDDEYFLTLTNVGQIMRPDLFEQHTVHFHGYPNASAFYDGVPDASVAINIGGSFTYYYLAPEAGTYFWHCHITPPEHLQMGMVGQIYVRPRQNRVPTSMTLYNALLAQQSDLRTRCGDDILCPAPLPAGQESCGGATPAADCPTGGFVNGTATKLFAYNDGDGSTGYDVEYPVQIHGFDPNFHFVGMTFNPEGFTDMKDKYFLLNGRSYPDTVTPGAMHTQVTDGTEHFSQPLPTRINIPFGGKALLRISDLDVTEYQTLASIGIPMHVVALNARLLRDLAGNDMTYYTNSITMAGGESLDVILDASDTTRFTADSTFALFTPNLDHLSNDAENFGGLMTEVHICGSTVDPVTKDCI